In Cicer arietinum cultivar CDC Frontier isolate Library 1 chromosome 1, Cicar.CDCFrontier_v2.0, whole genome shotgun sequence, one DNA window encodes the following:
- the LOC101509537 gene encoding uncharacterized protein, with the protein MGVDYYKILNVDKNATDEELKKAYRKLAMKWHPDKNPNNKKEAETKFKQISEAYEVLSDPQKRAIYDQYGEEGLKGQVPPPSDAGGASFFQSGDGPTTFRFNPRNADEIFAEFFGFSSPFGGGSGMKGGSRSFGGMFGDNVFSSFDEGHRSMRQGPRKAPPIENALPCSLEDLYKGTTKKMKISRQIADASGKTLPVEEILTIEIKPGWKKGTKITFPEKGNEQPNVIASDLTFIIDEKPHTVFTRDGNDLVATQKISLAEALTGYTVRLTTLDGRVLTIPINNVIHPNYEEVVPREGMPIPKDPSKKGNLRIKFNIKFPTRLTSEQKVGIKKLLAP; encoded by the exons ATGGGGGTGGATTACTATAAGATTTTGAACGTTGACAAGAATGCGACAGATGAAGAGTTGAAGAAAGCATATAGAAAGCTTGCCATGAAATGGCACCCTGATAAGAACCCCAACAATAAGAAAGAAGCTGAGACCAAATTCAAACAGATTTCCGAAGCCTACGAG GTTCTAAGTGATCCACAAAAGAGAGCAATATATGATCAATATGGAGAAGAAGGGCTTAAAGGGCAAGTGCCACCACCTTCAGATGCTGGTGGTGCTTCATTCTTCCAAAGTGGAGATGGCCCAACAACATTTAGGTTCAATCCAAGAAACGCCGACGAAATCTTTGCCGAGTTTTTCGGGTTTTCGAGCCCATTTGGAGGTGGAAGTGGAATGAAAGGTGGGTCTAGATCCTTTGGTGGAATGTTTGGTGATAATGTATTTTCTTCATTTGATGAAGGTCATAGGTCTATGCGTCAAGGTCCTCGCAAGGCACCTCCTATTGAAAATGCATTGCCTTGTAGCCTTGAGGATCTTTATAAAGGGACCACTAAAAAGATGAAGATCTCAAGGCAAATTGCAGATGCAAGTGG GAAAACTTTACCTGTGGAGGAAATCCTAACAATTGAAATCAAACCAGGATGGAAAAAGGGGACAAAAATCACATTCCCTGAGAAAGGAAATGAACAGCCAAATGTGATAGCATCAGATCTTACATTCATTATTGATGAGAAACCACACACTGTATTCACAAGAGACGGTAACGATCTAGTTGCAACGCAGAAGATATCGCTAGCAGAAGCTTTAACAGGCTACACCGTTCGACTCACAACACTAGATGGCAGAGTTCTTACCATTCCTATAAACAATGTGATTCATCCAAACTATGAAGAAGTTGTTCCAAGGGAAGGTATGCCAATTCCAAAAGATCCTTCAAAGAAGGGCAATCTTAGAATCAAATTCAACATCAAGTTTCCAACAAGGTTGACATCAGAACAGAAAGTTGGAATCAAGAAACTTCTGGCTCCATAG